A stretch of the Fusarium musae strain F31 chromosome 2, whole genome shotgun sequence genome encodes the following:
- the FUR1 gene encoding Uracil phosphoribosyltransferase, synthesizes UMP from uracil (EggNog:ENOG41), producing the protein MADKTQDTHTTPVGPSYRTHQQKPSATVSVDVKLDNVHVLSQTPQLIALLSKIRSKETERADFIFYSNRIIRLLVEEGLNHLPVIEHTVTTPIGRNYNGLMFQGKICGVSIMRAGEAMEQGLRDCCRSVRIGKILIQRDEETAQPKLFYDKLPEDIADRWVLLLDPMFATGGSATMAVQVLKARGVPEEHILFLNLIASPEGVKNFSAKFPRLRVVTAFIDEVCHTACMYCRNVLANRAFLGPRREEVWMLNSDDT; encoded by the exons ATGGCGGACAAGACTCAAGATACTCACACGACACCCGTCGGTCCCTCATACCGCACTCACCAGCAGAAGCCCAGTGCCACCGTCTCTGTCGACGTCAAGCTAGACAATGTCCATGTTCTGTCGCAGACCCCTCAGCTCATTGCCCTACTGTC GAAAATTCGTAGCAAGGAGACCGAGAGAGCAGACTTCATCTTCTACTCCAACCGAATCATTCGATTGCTAGTTGAGGAGGGTCTCAACCACTTGCCTGTCATTGAGCACACTGTCACTACACCCATTGGCCGAAACTACAATGGTCTCATGTTCCAGGGCAAGATCTGCGGAGTGTCCATCATGAGAGCTGGTGAGGCTATGGAGCAGGGTCTCCGTGACTGCTGCCGCTCTGTTCGTATTGGAAAGATCTTGATCCAGCGTGATGAGGAGACGGCCCAGCCCAAGCTGTTCTACGATAAGCTGCCCGAGGATATTGCTGACCGATGGGTGCTTCTTTTGGATCCTATGTTTGCTACTG GTGGCTCTGCTACCATGGCGGTTCAAGTTCTCAAGGCCAGGGGCGTCCCTGAGGAGCATATCCTGTTCCTCAACTTGATTGCAAGCCCCGAGGGTGTCAAGAACTTCTCTGCCAAGTTCCCCCGCTTAAGGGTCGTGACAGCTTTCATCGATGAGGTTTGTCACACCGCCTGCATGTACTGTCGCAACGTATTGGCTAACCGGGCATTTCTAGGgcctcgacgagaagaagtatGGATGCTCAACTCCGATGACACATGA